One Clarias gariepinus isolate MV-2021 ecotype Netherlands chromosome 18, CGAR_prim_01v2, whole genome shotgun sequence genomic window carries:
- the LOC128506822 gene encoding interferon-induced protein 44-like isoform X1: MDGLFSKIFRAQKQAQTQAKKRAEREASRHAVYQAQLHAQLQAQVQMQAQKQFEMQNQEQDEMQAQKQAQMKAQTPNPEYDKAWRPVTWSEDNKNRMLRTLKDFQSGTEGVSQINILLHGPIGAGKSSFINSINTVLQGHNTTSALADSSAGPSQSFTLRFKTHRLKKAGPGSYYPFVFTDIMGLEPDKSQGVQTKDIQKILKGHVKDGYTFNPVKPIDKDDTKYYNPNPTLKDGVHCLVSVLPADKISIMSDEVIQKMRAVREKARDLGIPQIVVMSMVDKACPLVIENLSKIYTSRKIKEKMKECSDKLGVPMNCIYPVQNYHEQITNDLHMDILIFMAMTDIVRFANDYVEDQDYSANHAK, translated from the exons ATGGATGGCCTTTTTTCCAAG ATATTTCGAGCCCAAAAACAAGCCCAAACGCAAGCTAAGAAACGAGCTGAGAGGGAAGCTAGCAGACATGCCGTATATCAAGCCCAACTTCATGCCCAATTACAAGCCCAAGTTCAAATGCAAGCTCAAAAACAATTTGAAATGCAAAACCAAGAACAAGACGAAATGCAAGCccaaaaacaagcccaaatgaAAGCCCAAACACCAAATCCTG aatatgaTAAAGCATGGCGGCCAGTCACATGGAG TGAAGATAATAAAAATCGGATGTTGAGAACCCTGAAGGATTTCCAGTCAGGGACTGAGGGTGTCAGTCAGATAAACATTCTGCTTCATGGCCCAATTGGAGCAGGAAAATCGAGCTTTATTAACTCCATCAACACCGTCCTCCAAGGACACAACACCACCAGTGCACTGGCAGACTCATCAGCAGGTCCAAGTCAGAGCTTCACTTTAAGG TTTAAAACTCACAGACTGAAGAAAGCTGGACCAGGATCTTACTATCCGTTTGTCTTTACGGACATAATGGGTCTGGAACCAGACAAGTCACAAGGAGTACAAACCAAAGATATACAGAAAATATTAAAGGGTCATGTGAAAGACGGCTACACT TTCAATCCAGTAAAGCCAATCGATAAAGATGACACAAAGTACTACAACCCTAACCCCACCCTGAAAGATGGAGTGCACTGTCTAGTGAGTGTTCTGCCAGCTGATAAAATCTCCATCATGAGTGATGAAGTTATCCAAAAAATGAGAGCTGTTCGGGAAAAAGCACGTGATTTAG GAATTCCTCAAATCGTTGTCATGTCGATGGTTGATAAAGCATGTCCACTAGTTATTGAGAACCTGAGTAAGATCTACACCAGCAGAAAAATTAAAGAGAAG ATGAAAGAGTGCAGTGATAAACTGGGAGTTCCGATGAACTGCATCTATCCTGTTCAGAACTACCATGAGCAGATTACCAACGACTTGCACATGGATATCTTGATTTTCATGGCCATGACTGACATTGTTAGATTTGCCAATGACTATGTTGAAGACCAGGATTATAGCGCTAATCATGCTAAATAA
- the LOC128506822 gene encoding interferon-induced protein 44-like isoform X3, giving the protein MAFFPSEDNKNRMLRTLKDFQSGTEGVSQINILLHGPIGAGKSSFINSINTVLQGHNTTSALADSSAGPSQSFTLRFKTHRLKKAGPGSYYPFVFTDIMGLEPDKSQGVQTKDIQKILKGHVKDGYTFNPVKPIDKDDTKYYNPNPTLKDGVHCLVSVLPADKISIMSDEVIQKMRAVREKARDLGIPQIVVMSMVDKACPLVIENLSKIYTSRKIKEKMKECSDKLGVPMNCIYPVQNYHEQITNDLHMDILIFMAMTDIVRFANDYVEDQDYSANHAK; this is encoded by the exons ATGGCCTTTTTTCCAAG TGAAGATAATAAAAATCGGATGTTGAGAACCCTGAAGGATTTCCAGTCAGGGACTGAGGGTGTCAGTCAGATAAACATTCTGCTTCATGGCCCAATTGGAGCAGGAAAATCGAGCTTTATTAACTCCATCAACACCGTCCTCCAAGGACACAACACCACCAGTGCACTGGCAGACTCATCAGCAGGTCCAAGTCAGAGCTTCACTTTAAGG TTTAAAACTCACAGACTGAAGAAAGCTGGACCAGGATCTTACTATCCGTTTGTCTTTACGGACATAATGGGTCTGGAACCAGACAAGTCACAAGGAGTACAAACCAAAGATATACAGAAAATATTAAAGGGTCATGTGAAAGACGGCTACACT TTCAATCCAGTAAAGCCAATCGATAAAGATGACACAAAGTACTACAACCCTAACCCCACCCTGAAAGATGGAGTGCACTGTCTAGTGAGTGTTCTGCCAGCTGATAAAATCTCCATCATGAGTGATGAAGTTATCCAAAAAATGAGAGCTGTTCGGGAAAAAGCACGTGATTTAG GAATTCCTCAAATCGTTGTCATGTCGATGGTTGATAAAGCATGTCCACTAGTTATTGAGAACCTGAGTAAGATCTACACCAGCAGAAAAATTAAAGAGAAG ATGAAAGAGTGCAGTGATAAACTGGGAGTTCCGATGAACTGCATCTATCCTGTTCAGAACTACCATGAGCAGATTACCAACGACTTGCACATGGATATCTTGATTTTCATGGCCATGACTGACATTGTTAGATTTGCCAATGACTATGTTGAAGACCAGGATTATAGCGCTAATCATGCTAAATAA
- the LOC128506822 gene encoding interferon-induced protein 44-like isoform X2, which translates to MVFSNEIILFVLTDIYCSLLIVKVNFNATLTHTACKSSSTASAEDKYRAQRTVSWMAFFPSEDNKNRMLRTLKDFQSGTEGVSQINILLHGPIGAGKSSFINSINTVLQGHNTTSALADSSAGPSQSFTLRFKTHRLKKAGPGSYYPFVFTDIMGLEPDKSQGVQTKDIQKILKGHVKDGYTFNPVKPIDKDDTKYYNPNPTLKDGVHCLVSVLPADKISIMSDEVIQKMRAVREKARDLGIPQIVVMSMVDKACPLVIENLSKIYTSRKIKEKMKECSDKLGVPMNCIYPVQNYHEQITNDLHMDILIFMAMTDIVRFANDYVEDQDYSANHAK; encoded by the exons ATGGTGTTTTCTAATGAAATAATTCTGTTTGTACTGACTGATATTTACTGCAGCCTTTTGATAGTGAAAGTAAACTTCAATGCCACTCTGACTCACACAGCATGCAAGTCCAGCTCTACAGCCAGTgcagaagataa GTACCGTGCACAGAGGACAGTGTCATGGATGGCCTTTTTTCCAAG TGAAGATAATAAAAATCGGATGTTGAGAACCCTGAAGGATTTCCAGTCAGGGACTGAGGGTGTCAGTCAGATAAACATTCTGCTTCATGGCCCAATTGGAGCAGGAAAATCGAGCTTTATTAACTCCATCAACACCGTCCTCCAAGGACACAACACCACCAGTGCACTGGCAGACTCATCAGCAGGTCCAAGTCAGAGCTTCACTTTAAGG TTTAAAACTCACAGACTGAAGAAAGCTGGACCAGGATCTTACTATCCGTTTGTCTTTACGGACATAATGGGTCTGGAACCAGACAAGTCACAAGGAGTACAAACCAAAGATATACAGAAAATATTAAAGGGTCATGTGAAAGACGGCTACACT TTCAATCCAGTAAAGCCAATCGATAAAGATGACACAAAGTACTACAACCCTAACCCCACCCTGAAAGATGGAGTGCACTGTCTAGTGAGTGTTCTGCCAGCTGATAAAATCTCCATCATGAGTGATGAAGTTATCCAAAAAATGAGAGCTGTTCGGGAAAAAGCACGTGATTTAG GAATTCCTCAAATCGTTGTCATGTCGATGGTTGATAAAGCATGTCCACTAGTTATTGAGAACCTGAGTAAGATCTACACCAGCAGAAAAATTAAAGAGAAG ATGAAAGAGTGCAGTGATAAACTGGGAGTTCCGATGAACTGCATCTATCCTGTTCAGAACTACCATGAGCAGATTACCAACGACTTGCACATGGATATCTTGATTTTCATGGCCATGACTGACATTGTTAGATTTGCCAATGACTATGTTGAAGACCAGGATTATAGCGCTAATCATGCTAAATAA